The Brasilonema sennae CENA114 genome includes a region encoding these proteins:
- a CDS encoding aldo/keto reductase → MNLPTSSRLQFTPDLNICRVLNGMWQVSGAHGRIDPKAAIQSMFKYVDAGFTTWDLADHYGPAEDFIGEFRRQLIATRGKEALSNIQAFTKWVPRPTKMTRELVEENINVSLRRMDVESLDLMQFHWWEYRDKNYLDALKYMAELQTEGKIKHLALTNFDTEHLQIITDAGIKIVSNQVQFSLVDRRPEVNMIPFCQQHDIKLFTYGTVCGGLLSEKYLGKPEPRGFDLTTASLRKYKNMIDGWGGWRLFQELLSTLKEIADKYNVSISNVAVRYILEQPTVAGVIVGARLGASEHIQDNTRVFNFTLDAEDFNQINAVSSKSRDLYKLIGDCGDEYRR, encoded by the coding sequence ATGAATCTACCCACCTCAAGTCGTTTACAATTTACACCTGATTTAAACATTTGTCGGGTTTTAAATGGAATGTGGCAAGTCTCTGGTGCGCATGGACGCATTGATCCAAAAGCCGCTATTCAAAGTATGTTCAAATATGTGGATGCAGGCTTTACAACATGGGATTTAGCAGACCATTATGGACCAGCAGAAGATTTTATTGGTGAGTTTCGCCGTCAATTGATTGCAACTCGTGGTAAAGAAGCTTTATCCAATATTCAAGCCTTTACGAAATGGGTACCTCGTCCTACCAAGATGACCAGAGAATTGGTTGAAGAAAACATCAATGTTTCATTGAGAAGGATGGACGTTGAATCTTTAGATTTGATGCAATTTCACTGGTGGGAATACCGGGATAAAAATTATCTAGATGCCCTCAAATATATGGCAGAACTGCAAACAGAGGGAAAAATTAAACATTTAGCTTTGACTAATTTTGATACGGAACATTTGCAAATTATTACAGATGCTGGCATCAAAATAGTATCTAATCAAGTGCAATTTTCTCTGGTTGATCGTCGTCCAGAAGTGAATATGATTCCGTTTTGTCAACAGCACGACATAAAACTTTTCACATATGGCACAGTTTGCGGTGGTTTGTTATCTGAAAAGTACTTAGGTAAACCGGAACCACGAGGGTTTGACTTAACCACTGCCAGCTTGAGAAAATACAAAAATATGATAGATGGTTGGGGTGGTTGGAGACTTTTTCAAGAATTACTTTCTACCCTAAAAGAAATAGCTGACAAATACAATGTCAGTATCTCCAATGTGGCAGTGCGTTATATTTTGGAGCAGCCAACTGTTGCAGGTGTGATTGTGGGTGCAAGGCTTGGCGCATCTGAACATATACAAGACAATACCAGAGTTTTTAACTTCACACTGGATGCTGAGGATTTCAATCAAATAAATGCTGTATCTAGCAAATCACGGGATTTGTATAAGTTAATTGGTGACTGCGGGGATGAATATCGGCGCTGA
- the petJ gene encoding cytochrome c6 PetJ — protein MSIKLKKLIIILLLTFIVLNLNFIPTALATDTVNAEKIFSVQCAGCHINGSNIVRRGKNLKLKALKKYHMDSIEAISSIVTNGKNNMPAYEDRLSKQEIQDLSAYVLKQAEKGWR, from the coding sequence ATGAGTATCAAATTGAAAAAGCTAATCATCATTCTCTTACTGACATTCATTGTCTTAAATCTGAACTTCATTCCTACAGCATTAGCTACAGATACAGTGAACGCCGAAAAAATATTTAGTGTTCAATGTGCTGGTTGTCATATTAACGGTAGCAACATTGTTAGACGAGGCAAGAATTTAAAATTAAAAGCACTAAAAAAATATCATATGGATTCCATTGAGGCAATTTCCTCCATTGTTACTAATGGTAAAAATAATATGCCAGCCTACGAAGATCGCCTTAGCAAACAAGAAATACAAGATTTATCCGCTTATGTGTTAAAGCAAGCTGAAAAAGGCTGGCGTTAG
- a CDS encoding serine aminopeptidase domain-containing protein, with protein MNRNAVLLAVAALLLIAFSWWGVITAQTGLLVRHLNREGVPMLYVAPRNAEKIPGVLVAHGYAGSKQLMLGYGHVLAHAGYAVMLWDFNSHGANAKPLERGSLQQNLDVAYAAILEQPEVDSSRLAMLGHSMGSGAVMSAGIQNVNRFAATVAVSPTGAAVTPKAPRNLQLQAGSWEGGFVGNAQRLLKAAGGENENLAAGRGRELVVIPNAEHITILFRNASHQAAKNWLDATFGVQRNSDYVDRRMIWYFLHLLAWLALLGAVASMKEDTGKFSASSKTSLRFFSGLRSWGGLLIAPFVASGVLVLLSRSGDINSLGGLLVGGAVSIWFGVAGLVWLAVMFRLPRPTLRTIGLGIALFVVLWIAFGAMAQVVWLQWWLIPARLKLFPLISLACFPWFLASGVAQQDVGVGKRILWWLGQSVILIGGFILVLYLLPELSFISLLLPLFPLIIGIFSYASSLYKEIWSYALGSALLFGWILAAAFPLAS; from the coding sequence ATGAATCGCAATGCTGTATTATTGGCTGTCGCCGCACTATTGCTGATTGCCTTTTCTTGGTGGGGTGTCATTACAGCGCAAACTGGGTTACTGGTGCGTCACCTTAACCGTGAAGGAGTGCCTATGCTATACGTTGCACCACGTAACGCCGAGAAGATACCAGGTGTCCTTGTAGCGCACGGTTATGCAGGTTCTAAGCAGTTGATGTTGGGTTACGGCCACGTTTTAGCACACGCAGGTTACGCCGTGATGCTGTGGGATTTCAACAGTCATGGGGCTAACGCCAAACCACTGGAACGTGGTTCACTTCAGCAAAATCTAGATGTTGCTTATGCAGCAATCTTGGAACAGCCAGAGGTTGATTCGTCGCGTTTAGCAATGCTCGGTCATTCTATGGGGAGTGGTGCAGTCATGTCAGCCGGTATTCAGAATGTAAACCGTTTTGCTGCTACTGTTGCCGTTTCGCCCACGGGTGCGGCGGTAACGCCCAAAGCGCCGCGTAATCTCCAGTTGCAAGCAGGTTCTTGGGAAGGAGGTTTTGTTGGGAATGCACAGCGGTTATTGAAGGCGGCGGGAGGAGAAAATGAAAATTTGGCTGCTGGAAGAGGACGCGAACTTGTCGTCATTCCCAACGCTGAACACATCACTATTTTGTTTAGGAATGCTAGCCACCAAGCTGCCAAAAACTGGCTTGATGCCACTTTTGGAGTGCAACGTAATAGTGACTACGTTGATCGTCGGATGATTTGGTATTTCTTGCACTTGTTAGCGTGGCTGGCTTTACTTGGCGCAGTTGCTTCTATGAAAGAGGATACGGGCAAATTCTCCGCATCTTCTAAAACGTCACTACGTTTTTTCTCTGGTTTGAGAAGCTGGGGAGGTTTACTAATAGCACCGTTTGTAGCAAGTGGTGTACTGGTGTTACTGAGTCGTAGTGGCGATATTAACAGTTTGGGTGGCTTGCTGGTAGGCGGTGCAGTAAGTATTTGGTTCGGCGTAGCGGGTTTGGTTTGGTTGGCTGTCATGTTTCGCTTACCACGTCCTACACTACGAACTATTGGTTTAGGCATAGCACTATTTGTAGTCTTGTGGATTGCCTTTGGTGCAATGGCACAGGTGGTGTGGCTACAGTGGTGGCTTATTCCGGCGCGTTTAAAGTTATTTCCCCTGATATCACTCGCTTGTTTTCCTTGGTTTTTGGCATCTGGAGTCGCACAACAAGACGTTGGAGTTGGAAAACGAATTTTGTGGTGGCTAGGGCAAAGTGTGATTTTGATAGGGGGCTTTATTTTGGTGCTTTACTTATTGCCTGAACTTAGTTTTATTTCTCTTTTGCTACCATTATTTCCTTTGATTATAGGGATTTTTTCCTATGCCAGCAGCTTGTATAAAGAAATTTGGAGTTATGCCCTTGGCAGTGCTTTATTGTTTGGCTGGATACTAGCTGCTGCCTTTCCTTTAGCTAGCTAG
- a CDS encoding chemotaxis protein CheB yields MLGHDIIVIGASAGGVEALKTLVAPLPKDLSAAIFIVVHVSPQFKSLLPDLLSRCGSLSATHAKDGEAIEHGRIYVAPPDYHLLVKRGYIRVVQGPNENHCRPAVDPLFRTAAKAYKSRVVGVVLSGTLDDGTAGLIDVKKLGGVAVVQNPDDALFSGMPNSAIEHVDVDYILPVVSIAPLLVQLTYEPIATQGALNMSNEGELEMEPDIVELDGVALRNNGPLGISAGFRCPDCGGSLFQLQERNFLQFRCRVGHAFSQASLQAAQAQVQEEALWAAIGSLEERAELMFKMATNARSRTRIKSAKLFEAQAIEAQQRSDVIRQALFMNQLPATATGTANNEVPNNETQQELTADKVVVLAVGDGGISALSQILVALPLNFPAAIIVVQHLDTQSNSSSMASALSGSMTLPLKLAQEGEPLRPSIIYFAPQNEHLLVTTNGTICLSQAVFVDFARPSADLLLESVAASFKQRAIAVILSGTGNDGALGVQAIHQMGGKVITSDDSTSEFFDMPDAAISTGTVDFVLPVNEIASRLINLVTSEATE; encoded by the coding sequence ATGCTCGGTCACGACATTATTGTTATTGGAGCTTCAGCAGGCGGCGTGGAAGCGCTGAAGACGCTGGTCGCCCCTTTGCCAAAAGATCTAAGCGCTGCAATCTTCATCGTCGTTCACGTTTCACCGCAATTTAAAAGCTTGTTGCCGGATCTCTTGAGCCGTTGTGGTTCCTTGAGCGCGACTCATGCAAAAGACGGTGAGGCTATAGAGCATGGACGGATCTACGTAGCACCGCCGGACTACCACTTGCTAGTTAAACGCGGCTACATCCGCGTGGTGCAGGGTCCTAATGAAAATCACTGTCGTCCGGCGGTCGATCCCCTGTTTCGCACAGCAGCAAAGGCGTACAAAAGCCGAGTGGTTGGTGTGGTGTTGTCGGGCACGCTTGACGACGGGACAGCGGGGCTTATAGACGTGAAAAAACTTGGCGGTGTGGCAGTCGTTCAGAACCCCGATGATGCCCTGTTTTCCGGGATGCCCAACAGCGCCATCGAACACGTAGACGTTGACTATATCCTGCCAGTGGTGTCAATCGCTCCCCTTTTAGTACAGCTAACTTATGAACCAATAGCAACACAAGGAGCTTTGAATATGTCTAACGAGGGCGAACTGGAAATGGAACCCGACATTGTGGAACTCGATGGGGTGGCTTTACGGAACAACGGACCGCTTGGGATAAGTGCGGGCTTTCGCTGTCCAGACTGCGGCGGTAGCCTGTTCCAATTGCAGGAAAGAAATTTTCTCCAGTTCCGGTGTCGCGTGGGCCACGCCTTCTCACAGGCTAGTTTGCAGGCGGCTCAGGCTCAGGTCCAAGAGGAGGCGTTGTGGGCGGCAATTGGTTCTTTAGAAGAGCGAGCGGAGCTGATGTTTAAGATGGCTACTAATGCACGCTCTAGGACGCGCATCAAGTCAGCAAAGCTTTTTGAAGCGCAGGCTATTGAGGCGCAACAACGCTCTGACGTCATCCGGCAAGCACTGTTCATGAACCAATTGCCTGCTACAGCTACTGGAACCGCAAATAACGAAGTACCGAATAACGAGACACAACAAGAACTAACTGCTGACAAAGTGGTGGTGCTGGCAGTAGGTGACGGTGGGATAAGCGCCTTAAGCCAGATCCTAGTTGCCTTACCACTGAACTTTCCGGCAGCCATCATCGTGGTACAGCACTTGGACACCCAATCCAACTCCAGCTCAATGGCATCCGCCCTGAGCGGTTCTATGACTTTGCCTCTCAAGCTTGCACAAGAAGGAGAGCCATTACGACCGTCCATTATCTACTTTGCTCCCCAAAACGAACACCTGCTAGTTACTACAAACGGTACTATTTGCCTTTCGCAAGCCGTATTCGTGGATTTTGCCCGCCCTTCTGCCGACTTGCTGTTGGAGTCAGTGGCAGCTAGTTTCAAACAGCGGGCAATAGCCGTAATCCTCAGTGGTACAGGTAATGATGGCGCTTTGGGAGTGCAGGCGATTCATCAGATGGGCGGTAAGGTTATTACCTCTGATGATAGTACTAGCGAGTTTTTCGATATGCCCGACGCTGCCATTTCCACCGGGACTGTAGATTTCGTCCTCCCAGTCAACGAGATTGCTTCAAGGCTTATAAACCTAGTGACGTCTGAAGCAACCGAATGA
- a CDS encoding glycosyltransferase family 10 domain-containing protein produces MSIKTVGMISSYPGLDQKPDWLWQQTPHPFGVWGDIQIHSTAPKSDFLLMYNYTSFPEPPQKQLWFWKNAKAQLEYEKAQQTLQNKLINIPKERVIYLLREPPLDEVIELNKKFYQQAQAHCGYISGPDDFAPTPNYMPAIWYYSNSFRELNDMPPPEKTKPCSWVTSGISRTVNHRQRLEFLKLLRNSELKFDLYGRGLPEWAQGGGELSNKWYGMAPYYYNLAIENYADNNWYVSEKLWDALLAWCLPIYYGGTAADKLLPPGSFLRLPSLDEKGLLYIQEVTATTDAWYAAKSAIAEARQIILHKLNLLNWLSDYVTNCS; encoded by the coding sequence ATGAGCATCAAAACAGTCGGCATGATCAGCAGCTATCCTGGTTTAGATCAAAAACCAGATTGGCTATGGCAACAAACTCCTCATCCCTTTGGTGTTTGGGGTGATATTCAAATCCATTCTACAGCCCCCAAATCAGATTTCTTATTAATGTATAACTACACGTCTTTTCCTGAACCACCGCAAAAGCAGTTGTGGTTTTGGAAGAATGCAAAGGCACAACTTGAATACGAAAAGGCACAGCAAACGCTACAAAATAAACTTATAAACATTCCTAAAGAGCGAGTCATTTATCTGTTGCGAGAACCACCTTTAGACGAAGTTATTGAATTGAATAAAAAATTTTATCAACAGGCTCAAGCGCACTGCGGTTATATTTCTGGACCAGATGATTTTGCCCCCACGCCGAATTATATGCCTGCTATTTGGTATTATTCTAACTCATTTCGTGAGTTGAATGATATGCCACCGCCAGAAAAAACTAAACCATGTAGTTGGGTGACATCTGGTATTAGTCGTACAGTTAATCATCGCCAGCGCTTGGAATTTTTAAAACTGCTGCGAAACAGCGAATTGAAGTTTGATTTATATGGTCGTGGCTTACCAGAATGGGCACAAGGAGGCGGAGAATTGAGCAACAAATGGTATGGTATGGCTCCATACTATTATAACTTGGCAATTGAAAATTATGCTGACAATAATTGGTATGTGAGTGAGAAGCTATGGGATGCTTTGCTTGCTTGGTGTTTACCAATTTATTATGGGGGAACTGCCGCAGATAAATTATTACCTCCTGGTAGTTTTTTGAGATTACCAAGTTTGGATGAAAAAGGACTTCTTTACATTCAAGAAGTGACAGCAACAACTGATGCGTGGTATGCAGCCAAGAGTGCGATCGCCGAAGCCAGACAAATTATTTTACATAAGTTAAATTTGTTAAATTGGCTCTCGGATTACGTTACAAATTGTTCATGA
- a CDS encoding Npun_R2821/Npun_R2822 family protein has product MTEGIYVLANDIVFDQLVAFLNSIEANAGKPYPVCIIPYDKTIEQVKDEIKNRNNVEIFADTAAIARWEDFATKIWQTHPSAFQTWQQNGISGVYRLGMHRRFCGFDGPFNKFIYFDADILVLNSLDYIFQQLNQNDFVVYDFQYKDPTHVYNVKSNNLLNVFPLARIDSEIFCAGMYGSKKDIFNQSQRNKIISQLKQDEAEILYMNAPDQTILNYMVMKSGISSYNFAHHLPENERTGCCVTSPHFEAINNILYDKGHPLTYIHYIGLSSQLFSRICSGENIDFPYREIFLHYRYLHEPDKRPKFNSKPKAYNAPPSLATRIFRKLGLAG; this is encoded by the coding sequence ATGACTGAAGGTATTTACGTACTCGCTAACGATATCGTCTTTGACCAGTTAGTAGCTTTCTTAAATAGTATTGAAGCAAATGCCGGCAAACCTTATCCAGTTTGTATCATTCCTTATGATAAAACTATTGAACAAGTAAAAGACGAAATCAAAAACAGAAACAATGTAGAAATATTTGCAGATACAGCAGCTATTGCACGTTGGGAAGATTTCGCCACTAAAATCTGGCAAACTCATCCTAGTGCTTTCCAAACTTGGCAACAAAACGGCATCTCGGGAGTTTATCGCCTAGGAATGCATCGTCGTTTTTGTGGCTTCGATGGTCCGTTTAATAAATTTATTTATTTCGATGCTGATATTCTAGTCCTAAATTCTTTAGATTATATTTTTCAGCAGTTAAATCAGAATGACTTCGTTGTTTATGATTTCCAATATAAAGATCCTACTCATGTCTACAATGTTAAGTCGAATAACTTATTAAATGTTTTCCCGCTTGCTCGCATAGATTCTGAAATTTTTTGCGCGGGTATGTATGGAAGTAAAAAGGATATTTTTAATCAATCTCAACGTAATAAGATTATATCACAACTCAAACAAGATGAAGCAGAAATTTTATATATGAATGCTCCCGACCAAACTATTCTCAACTACATGGTCATGAAGTCAGGCATATCTAGCTATAATTTCGCCCATCATCTCCCGGAAAATGAAAGAACCGGTTGTTGCGTAACTTCTCCCCATTTTGAAGCCATAAATAATATCTTGTATGACAAAGGTCATCCGTTAACTTATATTCACTATATCGGTTTATCGTCTCAGTTGTTTAGCCGCATTTGTTCTGGAGAAAATATTGATTTTCCTTACCGGGAAATTTTCTTGCATTATCGCTATCTACATGAACCAGACAAGCGACCAAAATTCAACAGTAAGCCGAAAGCTTACAATGCACCGCCAAGTTTAGCTACACGTATTTTCCGAAAGTTAGGATTAGCAGGTTGA
- a CDS encoding Npun_R2821/Npun_R2822 family protein — MNRGIYIIANDKVTDHAIALLNSIRLHDKETPIVMIPYDDNYHNIADTLGTYYGVEIYEDLEFIDRLSIKLHEVFGNKFFARPNQFRKQACWFGAFDEFLYIDTDIVVFEKIIDNLNYLNKYNFICCDYQHAGGITNVFTPKILEEKVFTEDEVKDIFNGGFWGSKKNLISEQDLYETFAECAAHPEYFDFSQKTSDQPIINYMLLKRIPSRFNIVRREGKAPGNWGGSHHFQTQGNILIDPLVNQPLQYLHWAGIRIEPGCPYWEIWEYYRNLNLALPPAVFPEKPKKSQWEKTLENLKNQFRKIKSNL; from the coding sequence ATGAACCGTGGAATTTATATTATTGCTAATGATAAGGTGACTGACCATGCGATCGCACTACTCAACAGCATCCGTTTGCATGATAAAGAAACACCAATTGTCATGATTCCTTATGATGATAATTATCACAATATTGCAGATACACTGGGTACATATTATGGAGTAGAAATATATGAAGATTTAGAGTTTATTGATAGATTGTCAATAAAATTACATGAAGTTTTTGGAAACAAGTTTTTTGCTCGTCCTAATCAATTTCGCAAGCAAGCTTGTTGGTTTGGAGCTTTTGATGAGTTTTTGTACATAGATACAGATATAGTTGTCTTTGAAAAAATTATTGATAATCTGAATTATCTGAATAAATACAATTTTATTTGTTGTGATTATCAACACGCCGGTGGTATTACGAATGTCTTTACACCAAAAATTTTAGAAGAAAAAGTCTTTACTGAAGATGAAGTCAAAGATATTTTCAATGGTGGTTTTTGGGGTTCTAAGAAAAATCTTATCTCGGAACAGGATTTGTATGAAACTTTCGCCGAGTGCGCCGCACATCCAGAATATTTCGATTTTTCCCAAAAAACTTCCGACCAACCTATTATCAATTATATGCTCTTGAAGCGAATTCCTTCTCGCTTTAACATTGTCCGCAGAGAGGGTAAAGCACCAGGAAATTGGGGAGGAAGTCACCATTTTCAAACTCAGGGAAATATACTGATTGATCCTTTAGTGAATCAACCTCTACAATATCTCCACTGGGCTGGTATTCGGATTGAACCTGGTTGTCCTTATTGGGAGATTTGGGAATATTATCGCAATCTTAATCTTGCACTTCCACCCGCTGTTTTCCCAGAAAAACCAAAGAAAAGTCAGTGGGAGAAAACATTGGAGAATTTGAAGAATCAATTCAGAAAAATAAAATCTAATTTGTAA
- a CDS encoding response regulator encodes MKILVVEDDDLNALLLQKALKAYNFQIETANDGQYGLELAKIFEFDLLLVDVMLPKMDGISLCRQLRQEGYQVPILMLSAVNSTSLRVTAIEVGADDFLVKPVEISELVARIRALLRRGRIVTPTVLSWENLQLDTNIREVTYNGKTVHLSRKEYGLLELLLRNPRKTFSRSALLNSVWSCFESPGEEAVTTQIKGLRQKLKAVGLTKDLIETVYGLGYRLRENQKGTSEQESHNHSRHQSTLHTELLDKHKAEAEVRVLVKKIWEEFRDSSLEEQLELFEQVLAHLLTGNRNNQLLEQAQTQAHRLAGTLGCYGLHQGSEIAKEIEVYLQALSIEKQSPTPELKKLEKLITSLKKILHQQASTPATRSTSKLSSAQVLIIDDDTVFTERIKVEAATWGLEVEVATDLTIARSLLSQRPPDVILLDLTFSNSQENGLAFLAQIHQEMSEIPVIVFIASEEFRCRVEAARLGAYIFLQKSISIDEVLFVVKTALHQHIAPKAKIMVVDDDPITLNHVKTLLLPWVFNVTTLQHPQQFWKVLEATTPDLLILDIEMPDFNGIELCQVVRKDSRWSHLPVLFLSVHCDAKIVHQVYTAGADDYVCKQFMAQELITRILNRLERTRIQKLTLSQG; translated from the coding sequence ATGAAAATTCTTGTTGTAGAAGATGATGACCTTAATGCTTTATTACTTCAAAAAGCACTCAAAGCATATAACTTCCAAATTGAAACTGCAAATGATGGTCAATATGGTCTTGAGTTGGCAAAGATCTTTGAGTTTGACCTACTTCTGGTAGATGTGATGCTTCCTAAGATGGATGGCATTAGCCTTTGTCGTCAACTCCGTCAGGAGGGTTACCAAGTGCCTATTCTGATGCTGAGTGCAGTAAATAGTACCAGCCTTCGCGTTACAGCTATAGAGGTGGGTGCAGATGATTTTCTAGTCAAGCCTGTTGAAATATCAGAGTTAGTAGCTCGGATTCGAGCGTTACTGCGGCGAGGAAGGATAGTTACGCCTACTGTACTCAGTTGGGAAAACTTACAACTTGACACCAACATTCGAGAAGTGACCTACAACGGCAAGACTGTACACCTCAGCCGCAAAGAGTATGGTTTATTAGAGCTTTTGTTACGAAATCCTCGCAAAACATTCAGTCGAAGTGCTTTGCTTAATAGCGTTTGGTCATGCTTTGAATCTCCTGGAGAGGAAGCTGTGACAACCCAAATTAAAGGTCTGCGGCAAAAGTTAAAAGCAGTGGGCCTGACCAAAGATTTGATTGAGACAGTTTACGGATTAGGCTATCGGCTACGAGAAAATCAAAAGGGAACTAGCGAACAAGAATCACACAACCACAGCAGACACCAATCAACATTACATACTGAGCTTTTAGACAAGCACAAAGCCGAGGCAGAAGTTAGAGTTCTGGTGAAAAAAATATGGGAAGAGTTTAGAGACAGTAGCTTGGAAGAACAGTTAGAGTTATTTGAGCAAGTGTTAGCACACTTATTAACTGGAAACCGAAACAACCAGCTACTTGAGCAAGCACAGACACAGGCTCACCGCTTAGCTGGCACTTTGGGATGTTATGGTTTGCATCAAGGTTCAGAAATAGCAAAAGAAATCGAAGTATATCTGCAAGCCCTCAGTATTGAGAAGCAATCCCCAACTCCAGAGTTGAAGAAGTTAGAGAAATTAATCACATCACTAAAAAAAATATTGCACCAGCAGGCATCTACACCTGCTACTCGTTCAACTTCTAAACTATCATCTGCACAAGTGTTGATCATTGATGATGATACTGTCTTCACAGAACGAATCAAAGTAGAAGCAGCAACTTGGGGTTTGGAGGTAGAGGTCGCAACAGACTTGACTATAGCAAGAAGCCTACTTAGCCAACGCCCTCCTGATGTCATTTTACTAGACTTGACTTTTTCCAATTCACAGGAAAATGGTTTAGCCTTCCTAGCCCAAATACATCAGGAGATGTCTGAAATTCCTGTGATTGTTTTTATTGCATCCGAGGAATTTCGTTGTCGAGTGGAAGCTGCACGTCTGGGAGCATATATCTTTTTACAAAAATCTATATCTATCGATGAGGTGTTGTTTGTTGTAAAGACAGCACTACATCAACATATTGCTCCTAAAGCTAAAATCATGGTTGTAGATGATGACCCGATTACGTTAAATCATGTGAAAACGTTGCTTTTACCTTGGGTATTCAACGTCACTACACTGCAACACCCTCAACAATTTTGGAAAGTGTTAGAAGCAACGACTCCTGATTTACTCATTTTAGACATTGAAATGCCAGATTTTAATGGAATTGAACTATGCCAAGTGGTTCGTAAAGATAGCCGTTGGAGTCATTTGCCTGTACTGTTTCTCTCGGTTCATTGTGATGCAAAAATAGTGCATCAAGTATATACAGCAGGAGCTGATGATTATGTATGTAAGCAATTTATGGCACAAGAACTGATAACTCGTATTCTTAATAGGTTAGAGCGGACACGAATTCAAAAATTAACCCTTAGTCAAGGCTAA